A region of the Sulfuricurvum kujiense DSM 16994 genome:
TAGGTACTGGATATGACATAAGATGAGTCCGGCAGAACAGTTCTCATGTAATTAACGAACACTTCAATCTCTTCACGCCTCACCACCACTTCACGGTATTTATCCCCTTTAGTCGTATGATAAGCGATCGTATAAAACAGATGTGTAGTGCCATTATCGTCTTTGTATTCAGACTCTTTGATATGCTCCATCTTGAGGCTCATCACTTCATCAGCCCGTGCACCACTTAGACAATAAAGCAAAACAATTAAGGCATTGCGATAAGCATAACGCTGCGAACTCTTTGGAAAATGCTCTTTAAAAACTTCCGGCCAATGTTTCATAAAATCGATAAGCTCTTCGAGTTCATTTTCGGTGACGAAGTCAGTGCTCCGTTTTTGGACCTTGATCTTGGTGAAGTATTTAAAGAGGGGAGTGAAGTCTTTGTTTTCTTTATTGTTTTCACTAATGAACAGCAACAGCTGTTTAAGTACCGTCAAACGGTGGGAAATGCTTTTCTCATAGCGATAGACGATAGAGAGTTTTGCGTCGTTTTTCCCTCGGTTTGCTTTACGATTGGAGAGGACTTGATGATACTCTTCGTTCGAGATCTTTTTAGCTTCGAGATCTTTAGAGGCAAGATGTTCTTGATACCACATAAGATAGTTATTGATGAACTTTGCGGACAGCCCTTCCAAATCCATGATTGAATCGTACTGATGTGCAAACTCGATAAGAGGGGTCAATGCTTCGCCATAGGACTTGCGTGTTTTATCACTTACCCCTTGAGCCACTTTTTCGGTAATGTAGCGATCGCGCCAGGCATCTAGATCACTGACTAACCCTTTACCGGTACAAAGATCCCATTCGGCGAGGTCGTCTTGGAAGTGGGCGGGGGACATTTAATCCAATCCATCCATTAAAGTATTATCAAATTCTTCGATCAATTCTTTATCTGCATTTTTGAGTTTTTCAAGTGCATTATGGAACTGTTCACTTGTAACATGATTAATGGCGTTTTTGCCAGTTGCTTTTTCTTTTTTTAATTCTTGACAAGTTTTATTACCTGTTTGACCATTTAACATTCCGCAAAATTGCATCATATTCTTTACAGTATCGCTATTCTTGTCTAACTTATTCATCAGAGTATTTTCAAACCAAGAGATTCATAGTGCTTGAATTTAGAATCATCAGAGACCAAAGTGTACCCATGATGAATACAGTCATTAATAATCAAACGATCAAATGGATCTTTATGATTTGTTATTTGCGGAAGCTTATAGACACCGGACATACTTTTGGTATCAATAGTATGGGTTTCGATTCCCATCTTTTTTGCAACATCAGGCAGTTCATCGGGATTCAACCCTTCCAGTTCTAATTTGCCAAGACTAAATTTAAGTGCGATTTCCCAAAAACTGATATTGCTCACATAAACCGAGTTTTTAGGGTCTTTGAGTAAATCTAACTTCTTTGCATCAATCTTATCGGGATCGAATATAAGCCATAAAAGAATATGGGTATCAATGATGTATTTCATAAGCCTAACAACTCTTCAGTACTCATTTCAAAGTCATCATTAAATTTTACATGCCCTCGATTTTTATACAACCCAAAGACTCTCTCTTGACTTTGATCCAATGCAGCATCATAGGGGATAATCATTGCCACTTTTTTATGATTTTTTCCATATTCAACGATAAACGTTTCCCCTTCTTGTTGAACCAACTGTAAAATGTTAGAAAAATCGCTTTTTAATTGTCCAACTTGAATCGATTGCATTGTATTCTCCTTGCTTTATATTAGAATCATAATATCATTTAGTTGTCAACTTGTCAAGAAAAACTCTGTACAGAAAACGGAAAATATAGCACGTTAATAAAATCAATCATTCTTCATAGACAAGTCTAACAATATAGACTTATACCAATATATAGTCTAATAATAAAACTATAATACAGATTAATAGACTATAAATACCAATAATAACACCATTACCATCTAAAATAAGAGATTATCTCCATTAAATGACCTCTATGTTTTGAATAAAACAATTCTTTTTACTCTTTGTTGCTATTAATCCTTGAAGAATTATAGCAAAAAAGCACTATACATACAAGATAATATTGTATTATCTTAGTATTAATAACAAAACGAAGCCATATTGTGCATCAACATTCCAACTGATTGCTCCATATAGCTAAAGCGTATTATCTATGTTATATAAATATTTATAGTTTCAATAATGTCATTATTATTGACTATATACGCATTTATAGCTATTATACTTCTATTATATAGCCATAAAGCATTACTAAAAGGAAATAATCTCATGAATAATGCAAAAATAGACCGTAGAGTCGTTTTAGATAGCAATAGTCTCGAAGAACTTTCTAAAATCGCCAATTCACTTGATTTAGACAAAGGGGTTAATGAGCGAGAACGTTTAGGAGCGGCAATTGTGAGTTTGCTCGAAATCAAACGACAATTTGATAAAGAGTTCATTGAATTGGATCAAACAAGTAAAGAACGGATCCATACGATGATCGGGTTTGGGGAATATGCTTCCAAAGAGGCAGTGGTTACCTCATCGATCGAAAAGTTATTCGCCGAGCATCGAGAGAAAATAATCAAGAAGATTGAGGCACTATAATTATTACACGCACTTGAGTTTGATGATTCTATGTTGCGAATCGATGTTATTAATAGCATCTTCAAGATTGAATCCCAGATGAGCCAAAATCAATTCCATATCATCGACGATTTCATGCCGTCTTTTTCGGCTACTGTGAAATGGTTTATGATGGGCATTGTCATTACGAGACTTTCGTATCGACTCAAGCATGGTCGTCATCGATTTTTTACCAATTTTCTTGAGCTTATACCCTTTAAACTCTTTTTCTTCAAATAGGTCTGCTAAATCCGCCCAAAAAGAAATATAGAGTGTCTTCAATCCGCCAAGCAATATATAATCGAAAACCTGAAATGTATCCAAATTCCGTATGTCTTCACCATCTAGTTTGATTATTTCGGTTGATTTATCTAAGGTGTGCTGAATTTTTGGAGGAACTAAAGAGGGGGTATGGAACCAATCATCTTGATCTGGAGAACTGTATTTTTGAGATAAAACAACTGCAGCTTTTGAACGGATCGCGGTCTCAAAAATATTGAACAGTAAAAACATCACTTGATGCTCTTTGATATGCTTATTGTACAGTCCCATCAAAAAATCAAAATCTGATACTATAGACTTTTCAGGATTGGTCGTTTTGATATGGGCAAATTCTTTAATAGCAATTTTGAAATAAGCTTGATTGACAAGATCACCGGCTTTTCCAAATTTGAAATATTCGGTGTGTGTATTATCGATATTTAACGCCGTACATAACTCAGCCAATACTTTATCGTGCAGCGTCAATTTTTTCCCTTTATTGCTATTTAACTTTTTTTATTCTATCATTCCAATACTTAGGCTTTCTAACGGACGCACATTGTCTGGTACTGCTTGCAGCTGAAAGCCAAGTCTTTCGTGTCATTTTTTTACTCACGCCTCTTTTTAACCCATCCAGTTTAACAGTCAAAATGCGCCTTTAAAATCAAAGCAAAATTGTATTAAGTTTTAATTTATAACTAATATTATTTTAGTTATTTACTATATTTATTTTAGGTGATTGATAATACTTATTTTATTAAAATCTATAAAATGTGCTATAATTAATAATTACAACAAAATAAGAGTGTTTATGGTTACAGGAAAAACATCTATTAAAAGCATTTTAGACCTGATTTCAAGAAAAAAAGAGTTGAATATTTATGTAAATCGTGAAAAAAATAATGAAGCTCTTATGGAAAAAGTCGGCGATGAATTCATAAAAATCTTAGCAGTTGAGCCTTTAATATTCTTTCATAATAACCAAAATTTAACTGACCAAATAGACTTTGACTTGTCTGATCTATCTGATCATATTTCCCATATGAATGACTCATGGAAAATTAATTTTTTTCGACTCCTAAATGACAAACAAGTTGAACAAATTGAAATAAATTGGATAGGAGTTTATTCTCATGAATCTAACGGGCCAGATTATGAAAGTGTAAAAATAATCGGTTTGCTCAATACTCTCAACGTTCCTGGAAAAAACACATGGAAACCTGATTTTGAATGGGTAGAAGATCATCTGATAAACCTAAGATCATCCACAATATTAAAATTTTTGGATCATATTCCCACAAAATCTTTTTTTGGTTACTTGTTTAGTAATCATGCAAAACGGAATATTCGTTCCTATAAAAATACCCTCAATTTTTTCGAATTACCTTCTCAGATCGACCTTTCTGATAAACGTTTTCACAGAGTGCTTGACTACACCATCCGATGTTCTCTATGCAATGCTATTCATCATGTCTATTTATCCCACCACAAAACTCACAAAAAATTTATTGAGAACAAAGCGCTTTTTTCAAACTGTAAAAGTACTAGAGAAATTCTAACAATTGATGGTGATCGTATCTATTTACGATGCGGGCATTTTGGGCATGAGTACTCAAATCCAAAAAGACCTGATTTTTCAATCAGTGCAAAAAAATACAAAATCAACACAAAACAATTGACAGATGAAGATTATGACAGAATTTACCTCTTCATCCGTTCTATGAATACGTATGATACGAACTATGCTTATAACCGTTTAGAGAATGAAAACGAAATCAAGACGATCAAACATTCAGAATATTTTAACTACATAGAAAATCTCAATGAACGATGATCTATCAATTTGTAGTCAGATTTTACTACCATTTTTAGCGGACGATGAAGTCCTGAATGAATGTAATTCAAAGCACACTGCGACTGCGTTAGTGCAATTTTTACAAATGGTATCTTCAATGGAAGATGATGCGAATGTTTTTCAATCAATATTGGAATCTGCTAAGGTTACGGATACGATGAACCTTGCTCAATACCGTAATAGTGTTATGAATCTTGTGGTTGATAAACAATTAACATCATTAAAACAATACAAAAAACAGTTCAATAGCGAACAGCTGATTTATGTTTATTACGCTTTGTCAAAACAAATATTGGCACGAACATTAGATCCTGAAAATTCCAAAGAAGTCAAATTCATCTATCAGATGACTTTGACTTTGCACCGCTACATACTCTTATACGTCACAAAAAAATCTACCCCTATTCAAACATCTATCAAAGATACAACTAAAAATTTAATACGCATCAATGACATCTTATTAAATGTGCTTGGAAACAAGCATCTTGTTCCCCATTTGTATGATTGGTTATTTAGCGGACACGAAACACTCAATTCCATTGATTTCTATTTACACATTGTCAGAATGATAGTTAATCATCCAAATACTTTTGTCTTATATGGAGGGGGTAAAAATTCTGATCATAAATATCTGAAAATTGAACGTGGAAGTGAAAGTTTTCAAATCGATTTTAGTGGAAGGGTTAGTAATGCAGGGGCTAAAAAAAAGAAAAGCGATCATACACAAAACAAAGATATTTCTGGCATAGAATCTGCAGCTAATCCATCTGACCAAGCATATAATATCAACTATAGCGGTTTTTTTAAAGATGCCAAAAAACATATAGAAACTATCATAGAAGCTAAGCCTGGAAAATCCGAGAATAGCAAATCAGGAAATGGGGGAAATTCTTACGAAAGACACCCTACTCCTCCTGAACCGTTTGAGGTTTTCAATGAATCCATAATTCCCGCTCTTTTTAATGACATTGATTATGCCGATCAGGCTTTTTACCCAAAAGAATCAAGCCGATTTCCCCATACAATCAAATTCCTCGAAGACGTTGAAAGCCTATCTGAAGAAAAAAAGAAACCGCCTACACTTCGGCAGCAGATGAAGCACTGCAAGGCATTTTCAGCAGCGGTGACCAAATACAGACTCCTTTTAACTACAGACTACGACACGCCGACACTTTCACAGCTATCGTTTTTCTTACAAACGTTATTAGAAAAGCCATTCACAAAAAACAAAGTTGATTCGACCTTATACAGTGAACAAGATATTCAGAGAATTATGTTGGTGGCATGCATAGTGACCGGGATAGAATACGACCGATTGATTCAGATATTGGAACGTTCAAGCAACAGTAGAAACAGAGTTGAAATTATAAAAGAGAAATATCTTCATCTACAACTTGATGAATCTTTGCAGGTTCAAGATGACTTGAATGAAAATTTATTTCACAAGACGGAACGAAATATTACCTATAAGCTTCCGTATATCCTTGATTTGCTACTAGATGATGTCATCAAACATTTTAACCAATATCATTTTTTGAAAAATGCAAATCAAAAAGAATTTATTGAATCATACATTCAAGATATGGCTGTGAAAATACATTTCAAACCTAAAGATCTCTGGAGACTCTCTCTTACTTACCGGAGAGAAGAGCTGACCAGTGATGTCAATGCCATGTACGCCATGGGTAAGTTTCAGCAAAATGACAAACCTCGGATGCATTATCATACAACACCGAAACGATCAGTCATACATAGCAAATGGCTTGAGAAATATTCCGAAATACTTGGTACGGAATCTCTGCTGGCAACTGCGATGGGGCTCAACCCTTATCAGCCAAAACCGGTGAGCAAAGAAACGGGCACCGAATTAACTGGAAGCAAAAAATATATCAAAGACGAAAGCCTTACATTGTTTTTCAAAGAGATCTCTTCGCTCTATTTCAAAACTAACGACCCTTACATTAAACATAATCTGCTCTCTATCCATTTGCGATACGCCATGAGCGTTTTGTTAGGTACCAGAGAATACAACGGATCGGATCATTTTTCCAAGATCAGTTATTCCATAGGCGTGATGATAACTTCAGAAAAGGCACAAACAGAACTCTCCGGCACACGGATTATTCCAATGTGCAAGACAATCGTTGATATGATCCGAAACTACATACACTATTGCCAGCTACACTTTAAAATAACACCGCTGCAACCATTTTTATTTAGATCTATTTCTAAGACAAAAGATTGGAAACCTTACCCTTCAGAAATTACATTTAAAGCATCCATGAAAGAATTTACCAGTGATATGTTGATAGCTTCTATGTATGACAACATTTCCACATTTATCAGAGATGTTCCTTTGAATATCGGACGCTATATCGCTTCGAACCATTTTGAGAAAATGGGGTTAAACTACCATTATCTCGAAGCGTACTTGGGGCACTATTTTGCTGGAGCCGAACAGCACGGCAAATTTTCCAGCATGGACACTCAAGAGTACATACGGTCCATCGCAAACATGACTGAATCATTTGCACACAGATATGGCATCAGGAAGCTGATCAATGTTTGAATCCTCTCTGATGCTGTTTATAGAAAAAGCAAAAAAACATCCATCAATTCCTAAAAACTTTATTGATTCGGTAGTATTGGTTTTAAACCGAATTCATAATAACACAAATGCCAAAGAAGTTGAAATCATCAATCAAAAATTTGTGTTTAACACATCATTCATCGAGTATTTTGCCAATATCATTGATCTACCAAAGAGCTCAGACAACACCATATATTACAAAAATTTTCTACGATTAAAAAAATTCAAAATCATCCACCAAAAGTCATCTGATTTTTATCCAAACAGACTGCGGCTGCTTTCCATCAATCCTAATCCGATATCATTGCTACATGAAGAGTTCAGTCAAATCGATCAGTACCTTGAAGCAAAAAAAGCGTTTTTGCATGATCTTGATTCCATTCAAGACAAATATACACTT
Encoded here:
- a CDS encoding tyrosine-type recombinase/integrase; its protein translation is MSPAHFQDDLAEWDLCTGKGLVSDLDAWRDRYITEKVAQGVSDKTRKSYGEALTPLIEFAHQYDSIMDLEGLSAKFINNYLMWYQEHLASKDLEAKKISNEEYHQVLSNRKANRGKNDAKLSIVYRYEKSISHRLTVLKQLLLFISENNKENKDFTPLFKYFTKIKVQKRSTDFVTENELEELIDFMKHWPEVFKEHFPKSSQRYAYRNALIVLLYCLSGARADEVMSLKMEHIKESEYKDDNGTTHLFYTIAYHTTKGDKYREVVVRREEIEVFVNYMRTVLPDSSYVISSTYTNGNYTNKKMPDVDMWKFTTYALKAIGVNKSGRHIIRRGYATKELGDGKDLAIVAMELGHTSTNTTFSAYVKNNPELMMRQKLK
- a CDS encoding type II toxin-antitoxin system VapC family toxin, with protein sequence MKYIIDTHILLWLIFDPDKIDAKKLDLLKDPKNSVYVSNISFWEIALKFSLGKLELEGLNPDELPDVAKKMGIETHTIDTKSMSGVYKLPQITNHKDPFDRLIINDCIHHGYTLVSDDSKFKHYESLGLKIL
- a CDS encoding type II toxin-antitoxin system Phd/YefM family antitoxin, yielding MQSIQVGQLKSDFSNILQLVQQEGETFIVEYGKNHKKVAMIIPYDAALDQSQERVFGLYKNRGHVKFNDDFEMSTEELLGL